One segment of Anopheles stephensi strain Indian chromosome 3, UCI_ANSTEP_V1.0, whole genome shotgun sequence DNA contains the following:
- the LOC118511865 gene encoding poly(rC)-binding protein 3 isoform X1 — protein sequence MEDTKMVKIGDINLSDDPAVTLTIRLIMQGKEVGSIIGKKGEIVKRFREESGAKINISDCSCPERIVTVSGSRSAIYKAFTLITKKFEEWCSQFQDQTNTQGKPQIPIRLIVPASQCGSLIGKGGSKIKEIREITGCSIQVASEMLPNSTERAVTLSGSAEAITQCIYHICCVMLESPPKGATIPYRPKPQVNGPVIVANGQAYTIQGNYAVPAQETCTVYPLAITGGLHAGISGLADPLLKGTHLQGAIPPHHLQPIPDVSGIAKNPLAGLAALGLAGAIPSNTGGLNPTALAALAGSQLRTNNNRNVAPVQSQSHEMTVPNDLIGCIIGKGGTKIAEIRQISGAMIRISNCEERDSGNTDRTITITGNPDSVALAQYLINMSVELQKANLGDEAGAAAAAAAAAATAQVTGAQPATAGIVPPSAAATLTAAASAAAAAAANSGVAGTGATGANAAAAAAAAVTNPLATAIPLAQLLAKPGTLNALNSLSALGSLTDLIGNLSSGAAAVAPIQTTGVNRPKTTRMRSPNTNNSMNGDSSKKSERNKFSPY from the exons GAAGTCGGAAGCATTATCGGGAAAAAGGGAGAGATCGTCAAGCGGTTCAGAGAAGAG TCCGGCGCCAAAATCAACATATCAGACTGCTCGTGCCCGGAACGAATCGTGACGGTCTCCGGATCCAGAAGTGCGATCTACAAAGCCTTTACACTCATCACGAAGAAGTTCGAAGAG TGGTGTTCCCAGTTTCAAGACCAAACGAACACACAGGGCAAACCACAAATTCCAATTCGTCTGATTGTGCCAGCTAGTCAGTGTGGCTCTTTGATCG GCAAGGGTGGCTCCAAAATCAAAGAAATTCGTGAAATCACCGGCTGCTCGATACAGGTTGCAAGCGAAATGTTGCCAAACTCGACGGAACGCGCCGTTACGTTGAGTGGCTCCGCTGAAGCAATTACGCAATGCATCTATCACATATGCTGTGTCATGCTGGAG TCACCGCCGAAGGGTGCCACAATCCCGTACCGGCCAAAGCCACAGGTGAATGGGCCGGTAATAGTTGCCAACGGCCAGGCGTACACCATCCAGGGTAACTACGCCGTCCCGGCACAGGAG ACCTGCACAGTATATCCACTAGCCATTACCGGTGGCTTGCATGCGGGCATCTCCGGTTTAGCCGATCCATTACTAAAAGGAACACATCTACAGGGAGCGATACCTCCACATCATCTACAACCGATACCTGAT GTTTCGGGAATCGCTAAAAATCCGCTTGCAGGTCTAGCGGCACTTGGACTAGCTGGTGCGATTCCCTCCAACACCGGTGGACTAAATCCAACTG CTCTCGCCGCTTTGGCCGGTTCTCAACTgcgaaccaacaacaaccgcaACGTAGCCCCAGTACAGTCGCAATCACACGAAATGACCGTGCCAAACGACCTGATAGGTTGCATTATCGGTAAGGGCGGCACCAAGATTGCCGAGATCCGCCAGATTTCCGGCGCCATGATACGCATTTCCAACTGTGAGGAGCGCGACAGCGGCAACACGGACCGAACGATCACCATCACCGGCAACCCGGACTCAGTCGCACTTGCCCAGTATCTGATCAACATGAG CGTCGAGCTTCAGAAGGCGAATTTAGGTGACGAAGCAGgcgcagctgctgctgccgccgccgctgcgGCCACAGCACAGGTGACCGGTGCACAGCCGGCCACGGCCGGCATCGTACCGCCCTCGGCAGCAGCCACGCTTACCGCGGCGGCTTCCgctgcagcagcggcggccgcAAACTCGGGCGTCGCCGGTACCGGCGCGACCGGTGCGAATGCGGCCGCTGCTGCCGCGGCGGCAGTCACTAACCCACTGGCTACCGCGATACCGTTGGCCCAGCTGCTGGCCAAACCGGGCACATTGAATGCGCTCAACAGTCTGTCGGCTCTCGGCAGCCTGACCGATCTGATCGGCAATCTGTCTAGTGGGGCCGCCGCGGTAGCACCGATCCAGACGACCGGTGTCAATCGACCCAAGACCACGCGTATGCGCTCtcccaacaccaacaacagcatgAACGGTGACAGCAGTAAGAAAAGCGAACGCAATAAGTTCAGTCCCTACTAA
- the LOC118511865 gene encoding poly(rC)-binding protein 3 isoform X9, with the protein MEDTKMVKIGDINLSDDPAVTLTIRLIMQGKEVGSIIGKKGEIVKRFREESGAKINISDCSCPERIVTVSGSRSAIYKAFTLITKKFEEWCSQFQDQTNTQGKPQIPIRLIVPASQCGSLIGKGGSKIKEIREITGCSIQVASEMLPNSTERAVTLSGSAEAITQCIYHICCVMLESPPKGATIPYRPKPQVNGPVIVANGQAYTIQGNYAVPAQETCTVYPLAITGGLHAGISGLADPLLKGTHLQGAIPPHHLQPIPDVSGIAKNPLAGLAALGLAGAIPSNTGGLNPTALAALAGSQLRTNNNRNVAPVQSQSHEMTVPNDLIGCIIGKGGTKIAEIRQISGAMIRISNCEERDSGNTDRTITITGNPDSVALAQYLINMSAK; encoded by the exons GAAGTCGGAAGCATTATCGGGAAAAAGGGAGAGATCGTCAAGCGGTTCAGAGAAGAG TCCGGCGCCAAAATCAACATATCAGACTGCTCGTGCCCGGAACGAATCGTGACGGTCTCCGGATCCAGAAGTGCGATCTACAAAGCCTTTACACTCATCACGAAGAAGTTCGAAGAG TGGTGTTCCCAGTTTCAAGACCAAACGAACACACAGGGCAAACCACAAATTCCAATTCGTCTGATTGTGCCAGCTAGTCAGTGTGGCTCTTTGATCG GCAAGGGTGGCTCCAAAATCAAAGAAATTCGTGAAATCACCGGCTGCTCGATACAGGTTGCAAGCGAAATGTTGCCAAACTCGACGGAACGCGCCGTTACGTTGAGTGGCTCCGCTGAAGCAATTACGCAATGCATCTATCACATATGCTGTGTCATGCTGGAG TCACCGCCGAAGGGTGCCACAATCCCGTACCGGCCAAAGCCACAGGTGAATGGGCCGGTAATAGTTGCCAACGGCCAGGCGTACACCATCCAGGGTAACTACGCCGTCCCGGCACAGGAG ACCTGCACAGTATATCCACTAGCCATTACCGGTGGCTTGCATGCGGGCATCTCCGGTTTAGCCGATCCATTACTAAAAGGAACACATCTACAGGGAGCGATACCTCCACATCATCTACAACCGATACCTGAT GTTTCGGGAATCGCTAAAAATCCGCTTGCAGGTCTAGCGGCACTTGGACTAGCTGGTGCGATTCCCTCCAACACCGGTGGACTAAATCCAACTG CTCTCGCCGCTTTGGCCGGTTCTCAACTgcgaaccaacaacaaccgcaACGTAGCCCCAGTACAGTCGCAATCACACGAAATGACCGTGCCAAACGACCTGATAGGTTGCATTATCGGTAAGGGCGGCACCAAGATTGCCGAGATCCGCCAGATTTCCGGCGCCATGATACGCATTTCCAACTGTGAGGAGCGCGACAGCGGCAACACGGACCGAACGATCACCATCACCGGCAACCCGGACTCAGTCGCACTTGCCCAGTATCTGATCAACATGAG
- the LOC118511865 gene encoding poly(rC)-binding protein 3 isoform X2, with translation MEDTKMVKIGDINLSDDPAVTLTIRLIMQGKEVGSIIGKKGEIVKRFREESGAKINISDCSCPERIVTVSGSRSAIYKAFTLITKKFEEWCSQFQDQTNTQGKPQIPIRLIVPASQCGSLIGKGGSKIKEIREITGCSIQVASEMLPNSTERAVTLSGSAEAITQCIYHICCVMLESPPKGATIPYRPKPQVNGPVIVANGQAYTIQGNYAVPAQETCTVYPLAITGGLHAGISGLADPLLKGTHLQGAIPPHHLQPIPDVSGIAKNPLAGLAALGLAGAIPSNTGGLNPTAPVQSQSHEMTVPNDLIGCIIGKGGTKIAEIRQISGAMIRISNCEERDSGNTDRTITITGNPDSVALAQYLINMSVELQKANLGDEAGAAAAAAAAAATAQVTGAQPATAGIVPPSAAATLTAAASAAAAAAANSGVAGTGATGANAAAAAAAAVTNPLATAIPLAQLLAKPGTLNALNSLSALGSLTDLIGNLSSGAAAVAPIQTTGVNRPKTTRMRSPNTNNSMNGDSSKKSERNKFSPY, from the exons GAAGTCGGAAGCATTATCGGGAAAAAGGGAGAGATCGTCAAGCGGTTCAGAGAAGAG TCCGGCGCCAAAATCAACATATCAGACTGCTCGTGCCCGGAACGAATCGTGACGGTCTCCGGATCCAGAAGTGCGATCTACAAAGCCTTTACACTCATCACGAAGAAGTTCGAAGAG TGGTGTTCCCAGTTTCAAGACCAAACGAACACACAGGGCAAACCACAAATTCCAATTCGTCTGATTGTGCCAGCTAGTCAGTGTGGCTCTTTGATCG GCAAGGGTGGCTCCAAAATCAAAGAAATTCGTGAAATCACCGGCTGCTCGATACAGGTTGCAAGCGAAATGTTGCCAAACTCGACGGAACGCGCCGTTACGTTGAGTGGCTCCGCTGAAGCAATTACGCAATGCATCTATCACATATGCTGTGTCATGCTGGAG TCACCGCCGAAGGGTGCCACAATCCCGTACCGGCCAAAGCCACAGGTGAATGGGCCGGTAATAGTTGCCAACGGCCAGGCGTACACCATCCAGGGTAACTACGCCGTCCCGGCACAGGAG ACCTGCACAGTATATCCACTAGCCATTACCGGTGGCTTGCATGCGGGCATCTCCGGTTTAGCCGATCCATTACTAAAAGGAACACATCTACAGGGAGCGATACCTCCACATCATCTACAACCGATACCTGAT GTTTCGGGAATCGCTAAAAATCCGCTTGCAGGTCTAGCGGCACTTGGACTAGCTGGTGCGATTCCCTCCAACACCGGTGGACTAAATCCAACTG CCCCAGTACAGTCGCAATCACACGAAATGACCGTGCCAAACGACCTGATAGGTTGCATTATCGGTAAGGGCGGCACCAAGATTGCCGAGATCCGCCAGATTTCCGGCGCCATGATACGCATTTCCAACTGTGAGGAGCGCGACAGCGGCAACACGGACCGAACGATCACCATCACCGGCAACCCGGACTCAGTCGCACTTGCCCAGTATCTGATCAACATGAG CGTCGAGCTTCAGAAGGCGAATTTAGGTGACGAAGCAGgcgcagctgctgctgccgccgccgctgcgGCCACAGCACAGGTGACCGGTGCACAGCCGGCCACGGCCGGCATCGTACCGCCCTCGGCAGCAGCCACGCTTACCGCGGCGGCTTCCgctgcagcagcggcggccgcAAACTCGGGCGTCGCCGGTACCGGCGCGACCGGTGCGAATGCGGCCGCTGCTGCCGCGGCGGCAGTCACTAACCCACTGGCTACCGCGATACCGTTGGCCCAGCTGCTGGCCAAACCGGGCACATTGAATGCGCTCAACAGTCTGTCGGCTCTCGGCAGCCTGACCGATCTGATCGGCAATCTGTCTAGTGGGGCCGCCGCGGTAGCACCGATCCAGACGACCGGTGTCAATCGACCCAAGACCACGCGTATGCGCTCtcccaacaccaacaacagcatgAACGGTGACAGCAGTAAGAAAAGCGAACGCAATAAGTTCAGTCCCTACTAA
- the LOC118511865 gene encoding poly(rC)-binding protein 3 isoform X7 codes for MEDTKMVKIGDINLSDDPAVTLTIRLIMQGKEVGSIIGKKGEIVKRFREESGAKINISDCSCPERIVTVSGSRSAIYKAFTLITKKFEEWCSQFQDQTNTQGKPQIPIRLIVPASQCGSLIGKGGSKIKEIREITGCSIQVASEMLPNSTERAVTLSGSAEAITQCIYHICCVMLESPPKGATIPYRPKPQVNGPVIVANGQAYTIQGNYAVPAQEVSGIAKNPLAGLAALGLAGAIPSNTGGLNPTAPVQSQSHEMTVPNDLIGCIIGKGGTKIAEIRQISGAMIRISNCEERDSGNTDRTITITGNPDSVALAQYLINMSFRSGDGGSNGSGSTSTSILRPMQTSGMAAAASVRNGNAVAAAAAAAAAAAAAAASGPGTAAGLGYNGMTPAVGPAVAFPFLRYGLNLDRK; via the exons GAAGTCGGAAGCATTATCGGGAAAAAGGGAGAGATCGTCAAGCGGTTCAGAGAAGAG TCCGGCGCCAAAATCAACATATCAGACTGCTCGTGCCCGGAACGAATCGTGACGGTCTCCGGATCCAGAAGTGCGATCTACAAAGCCTTTACACTCATCACGAAGAAGTTCGAAGAG TGGTGTTCCCAGTTTCAAGACCAAACGAACACACAGGGCAAACCACAAATTCCAATTCGTCTGATTGTGCCAGCTAGTCAGTGTGGCTCTTTGATCG GCAAGGGTGGCTCCAAAATCAAAGAAATTCGTGAAATCACCGGCTGCTCGATACAGGTTGCAAGCGAAATGTTGCCAAACTCGACGGAACGCGCCGTTACGTTGAGTGGCTCCGCTGAAGCAATTACGCAATGCATCTATCACATATGCTGTGTCATGCTGGAG TCACCGCCGAAGGGTGCCACAATCCCGTACCGGCCAAAGCCACAGGTGAATGGGCCGGTAATAGTTGCCAACGGCCAGGCGTACACCATCCAGGGTAACTACGCCGTCCCGGCACAGGAG GTTTCGGGAATCGCTAAAAATCCGCTTGCAGGTCTAGCGGCACTTGGACTAGCTGGTGCGATTCCCTCCAACACCGGTGGACTAAATCCAACTG CCCCAGTACAGTCGCAATCACACGAAATGACCGTGCCAAACGACCTGATAGGTTGCATTATCGGTAAGGGCGGCACCAAGATTGCCGAGATCCGCCAGATTTCCGGCGCCATGATACGCATTTCCAACTGTGAGGAGCGCGACAGCGGCAACACGGACCGAACGATCACCATCACCGGCAACCCGGACTCAGTCGCACTTGCCCAGTATCTGATCAACATGAG CTTTAgaagtggtgatggtggtagcaatggcagcggcagcaccagcaccagcatccTCCGACCGATGCAAACTTCCGGGATGGCGGCGGCAGCCAGCGTGCGGAACGGGAatgcggtggcggcggcggcggcagcagcagcagctgcagcggcagcggccgcatcCGGACCGGGCACCGCAGCCGGGCTCGGTTACAATGGCATGACACCGGCGGTCGGTCCGGCGGTTGCCTTTCCGTTTCTGCGCTACGGACTCAATCTAGACCGGAAGTAA
- the LOC118511865 gene encoding poly(rC)-binding protein 3 isoform X4, which produces MEDTKMVKIGDINLSDDPAVTLTIRLIMQGKEVGSIIGKKGEIVKRFREESGAKINISDCSCPERIVTVSGSRSAIYKAFTLITKKFEEWCSQFQDQTNTQGKPQIPIRLIVPASQCGSLIGKGGSKIKEIREITGCSIQVASEMLPNSTERAVTLSGSAEAITQCIYHICCVMLESPPKGATIPYRPKPQVNGPVIVANGQAYTIQGNYAVPAQEVSGIAKNPLAGLAALGLAGAIPSNTGGLNPTAPVQSQSHEMTVPNDLIGCIIGKGGTKIAEIRQISGAMIRISNCEERDSGNTDRTITITGNPDSVALAQYLINMSVELQKANLGDEAGAAAAAAAAAATAQVTGAQPATAGIVPPSAAATLTAAASAAAAAAANSGVAGTGATGANAAAAAAAAVTNPLATAIPLAQLLAKPGTLNALNSLSALGSLTDLIGNLSSGAAAVAPIQTTGVNRPKTTRMRSPNTNNSMNGDSSKKSERNKFSPY; this is translated from the exons GAAGTCGGAAGCATTATCGGGAAAAAGGGAGAGATCGTCAAGCGGTTCAGAGAAGAG TCCGGCGCCAAAATCAACATATCAGACTGCTCGTGCCCGGAACGAATCGTGACGGTCTCCGGATCCAGAAGTGCGATCTACAAAGCCTTTACACTCATCACGAAGAAGTTCGAAGAG TGGTGTTCCCAGTTTCAAGACCAAACGAACACACAGGGCAAACCACAAATTCCAATTCGTCTGATTGTGCCAGCTAGTCAGTGTGGCTCTTTGATCG GCAAGGGTGGCTCCAAAATCAAAGAAATTCGTGAAATCACCGGCTGCTCGATACAGGTTGCAAGCGAAATGTTGCCAAACTCGACGGAACGCGCCGTTACGTTGAGTGGCTCCGCTGAAGCAATTACGCAATGCATCTATCACATATGCTGTGTCATGCTGGAG TCACCGCCGAAGGGTGCCACAATCCCGTACCGGCCAAAGCCACAGGTGAATGGGCCGGTAATAGTTGCCAACGGCCAGGCGTACACCATCCAGGGTAACTACGCCGTCCCGGCACAGGAG GTTTCGGGAATCGCTAAAAATCCGCTTGCAGGTCTAGCGGCACTTGGACTAGCTGGTGCGATTCCCTCCAACACCGGTGGACTAAATCCAACTG CCCCAGTACAGTCGCAATCACACGAAATGACCGTGCCAAACGACCTGATAGGTTGCATTATCGGTAAGGGCGGCACCAAGATTGCCGAGATCCGCCAGATTTCCGGCGCCATGATACGCATTTCCAACTGTGAGGAGCGCGACAGCGGCAACACGGACCGAACGATCACCATCACCGGCAACCCGGACTCAGTCGCACTTGCCCAGTATCTGATCAACATGAG CGTCGAGCTTCAGAAGGCGAATTTAGGTGACGAAGCAGgcgcagctgctgctgccgccgccgctgcgGCCACAGCACAGGTGACCGGTGCACAGCCGGCCACGGCCGGCATCGTACCGCCCTCGGCAGCAGCCACGCTTACCGCGGCGGCTTCCgctgcagcagcggcggccgcAAACTCGGGCGTCGCCGGTACCGGCGCGACCGGTGCGAATGCGGCCGCTGCTGCCGCGGCGGCAGTCACTAACCCACTGGCTACCGCGATACCGTTGGCCCAGCTGCTGGCCAAACCGGGCACATTGAATGCGCTCAACAGTCTGTCGGCTCTCGGCAGCCTGACCGATCTGATCGGCAATCTGTCTAGTGGGGCCGCCGCGGTAGCACCGATCCAGACGACCGGTGTCAATCGACCCAAGACCACGCGTATGCGCTCtcccaacaccaacaacagcatgAACGGTGACAGCAGTAAGAAAAGCGAACGCAATAAGTTCAGTCCCTACTAA
- the LOC118511865 gene encoding poly(rC)-binding protein 3 isoform X5, producing the protein MEDTKMVKIGDINLSDDPAVTLTIRLIMQGKEVGSIIGKKGEIVKRFREESGAKINISDCSCPERIVTVSGSRSAIYKAFTLITKKFEEWCSQFQDQTNTQGKPQIPIRLIVPASQCGSLIGKGGSKIKEIREITGCSIQVASEMLPNSTERAVTLSGSAEAITQCIYHICCVMLESPPKGATIPYRPKPQVNGPVIVANGQAYTIQGNYAVPAQETCTVYPLAITGGLHAGISGLADPLLKGTHLQGAIPPHHLQPIPDVSGIAKNPLAGLAALGLAGAIPSNTGGLNPTALAALAGSQLRTNNNRNVAPVQSQSHEMTVPNDLIGCIIGKGGTKIAEIRQISGAMIRISNCEERDSGNTDRTITITGNPDSVALAQYLINMSFRSGDGGSNGSGSTSTSILRPMQTSGMAAAASVRNGNAVAAAAAAAAAAAAAAASGPGTAAGLGYNGMTPAVGPAVAFPFLRYGLNLDRK; encoded by the exons GAAGTCGGAAGCATTATCGGGAAAAAGGGAGAGATCGTCAAGCGGTTCAGAGAAGAG TCCGGCGCCAAAATCAACATATCAGACTGCTCGTGCCCGGAACGAATCGTGACGGTCTCCGGATCCAGAAGTGCGATCTACAAAGCCTTTACACTCATCACGAAGAAGTTCGAAGAG TGGTGTTCCCAGTTTCAAGACCAAACGAACACACAGGGCAAACCACAAATTCCAATTCGTCTGATTGTGCCAGCTAGTCAGTGTGGCTCTTTGATCG GCAAGGGTGGCTCCAAAATCAAAGAAATTCGTGAAATCACCGGCTGCTCGATACAGGTTGCAAGCGAAATGTTGCCAAACTCGACGGAACGCGCCGTTACGTTGAGTGGCTCCGCTGAAGCAATTACGCAATGCATCTATCACATATGCTGTGTCATGCTGGAG TCACCGCCGAAGGGTGCCACAATCCCGTACCGGCCAAAGCCACAGGTGAATGGGCCGGTAATAGTTGCCAACGGCCAGGCGTACACCATCCAGGGTAACTACGCCGTCCCGGCACAGGAG ACCTGCACAGTATATCCACTAGCCATTACCGGTGGCTTGCATGCGGGCATCTCCGGTTTAGCCGATCCATTACTAAAAGGAACACATCTACAGGGAGCGATACCTCCACATCATCTACAACCGATACCTGAT GTTTCGGGAATCGCTAAAAATCCGCTTGCAGGTCTAGCGGCACTTGGACTAGCTGGTGCGATTCCCTCCAACACCGGTGGACTAAATCCAACTG CTCTCGCCGCTTTGGCCGGTTCTCAACTgcgaaccaacaacaaccgcaACGTAGCCCCAGTACAGTCGCAATCACACGAAATGACCGTGCCAAACGACCTGATAGGTTGCATTATCGGTAAGGGCGGCACCAAGATTGCCGAGATCCGCCAGATTTCCGGCGCCATGATACGCATTTCCAACTGTGAGGAGCGCGACAGCGGCAACACGGACCGAACGATCACCATCACCGGCAACCCGGACTCAGTCGCACTTGCCCAGTATCTGATCAACATGAG CTTTAgaagtggtgatggtggtagcaatggcagcggcagcaccagcaccagcatccTCCGACCGATGCAAACTTCCGGGATGGCGGCGGCAGCCAGCGTGCGGAACGGGAatgcggtggcggcggcggcggcagcagcagcagctgcagcggcagcggccgcatcCGGACCGGGCACCGCAGCCGGGCTCGGTTACAATGGCATGACACCGGCGGTCGGTCCGGCGGTTGCCTTTCCGTTTCTGCGCTACGGACTCAATCTAGACCGGAAGTAA
- the LOC118511865 gene encoding poly(rC)-binding protein 3 isoform X10, with amino-acid sequence MEDTKMVKIGDINLSDDPAVTLTIRLIMQGKEVGSIIGKKGEIVKRFREESGAKINISDCSCPERIVTVSGSRSAIYKAFTLITKKFEEWCSQFQDQTNTQGKPQIPIRLIVPASQCGSLIGKGGSKIKEIREITGCSIQVASEMLPNSTERAVTLSGSAEAITQCIYHICCVMLESPPKGATIPYRPKPQVNGPVIVANGQAYTIQGNYAVPAQEVSGIAKNPLAGLAALGLAGAIPSNTGGLNPTALAALAGSQLRTNNNRNVAPVQSQSHEMTVPNDLIGCIIGKGGTKIAEIRQISGAMIRISNCEERDSGNTDRTITITGNPDSVALAQYLINMRISMETAGMPIPGYHYITPNHIVKAPIH; translated from the exons GAAGTCGGAAGCATTATCGGGAAAAAGGGAGAGATCGTCAAGCGGTTCAGAGAAGAG TCCGGCGCCAAAATCAACATATCAGACTGCTCGTGCCCGGAACGAATCGTGACGGTCTCCGGATCCAGAAGTGCGATCTACAAAGCCTTTACACTCATCACGAAGAAGTTCGAAGAG TGGTGTTCCCAGTTTCAAGACCAAACGAACACACAGGGCAAACCACAAATTCCAATTCGTCTGATTGTGCCAGCTAGTCAGTGTGGCTCTTTGATCG GCAAGGGTGGCTCCAAAATCAAAGAAATTCGTGAAATCACCGGCTGCTCGATACAGGTTGCAAGCGAAATGTTGCCAAACTCGACGGAACGCGCCGTTACGTTGAGTGGCTCCGCTGAAGCAATTACGCAATGCATCTATCACATATGCTGTGTCATGCTGGAG TCACCGCCGAAGGGTGCCACAATCCCGTACCGGCCAAAGCCACAGGTGAATGGGCCGGTAATAGTTGCCAACGGCCAGGCGTACACCATCCAGGGTAACTACGCCGTCCCGGCACAGGAG GTTTCGGGAATCGCTAAAAATCCGCTTGCAGGTCTAGCGGCACTTGGACTAGCTGGTGCGATTCCCTCCAACACCGGTGGACTAAATCCAACTG CTCTCGCCGCTTTGGCCGGTTCTCAACTgcgaaccaacaacaaccgcaACGTAGCCCCAGTACAGTCGCAATCACACGAAATGACCGTGCCAAACGACCTGATAGGTTGCATTATCGGTAAGGGCGGCACCAAGATTGCCGAGATCCGCCAGATTTCCGGCGCCATGATACGCATTTCCAACTGTGAGGAGCGCGACAGCGGCAACACGGACCGAACGATCACCATCACCGGCAACCCGGACTCAGTCGCACTTGCCCAGTATCTGATCAACATGAG AATTTCGATGGAAACTGCCGGAATGCCAATCCCGGGCTATCACTACATCACCCCGAATCACATCGTCAAAGCGCCGATCCATTAA
- the LOC118511865 gene encoding poly(rC)-binding protein 3 isoform X6: MEDTKMVKIGDINLSDDPAVTLTIRLIMQGKEVGSIIGKKGEIVKRFREESGAKINISDCSCPERIVTVSGSRSAIYKAFTLITKKFEEWCSQFQDQTNTQGKPQIPIRLIVPASQCGSLIGKGGSKIKEIREITGCSIQVASEMLPNSTERAVTLSGSAEAITQCIYHICCVMLESPPKGATIPYRPKPQVNGPVIVANGQAYTIQGNYAVPAQEVSGIAKNPLAGLAALGLAGAIPSNTGGLNPTALAALAGSQLRTNNNRNVAPVQSQSHEMTVPNDLIGCIIGKGGTKIAEIRQISGAMIRISNCEERDSGNTDRTITITGNPDSVALAQYLINMSFRSGDGGSNGSGSTSTSILRPMQTSGMAAAASVRNGNAVAAAAAAAAAAAAAAASGPGTAAGLGYNGMTPAVGPAVAFPFLRYGLNLDRK, encoded by the exons GAAGTCGGAAGCATTATCGGGAAAAAGGGAGAGATCGTCAAGCGGTTCAGAGAAGAG TCCGGCGCCAAAATCAACATATCAGACTGCTCGTGCCCGGAACGAATCGTGACGGTCTCCGGATCCAGAAGTGCGATCTACAAAGCCTTTACACTCATCACGAAGAAGTTCGAAGAG TGGTGTTCCCAGTTTCAAGACCAAACGAACACACAGGGCAAACCACAAATTCCAATTCGTCTGATTGTGCCAGCTAGTCAGTGTGGCTCTTTGATCG GCAAGGGTGGCTCCAAAATCAAAGAAATTCGTGAAATCACCGGCTGCTCGATACAGGTTGCAAGCGAAATGTTGCCAAACTCGACGGAACGCGCCGTTACGTTGAGTGGCTCCGCTGAAGCAATTACGCAATGCATCTATCACATATGCTGTGTCATGCTGGAG TCACCGCCGAAGGGTGCCACAATCCCGTACCGGCCAAAGCCACAGGTGAATGGGCCGGTAATAGTTGCCAACGGCCAGGCGTACACCATCCAGGGTAACTACGCCGTCCCGGCACAGGAG GTTTCGGGAATCGCTAAAAATCCGCTTGCAGGTCTAGCGGCACTTGGACTAGCTGGTGCGATTCCCTCCAACACCGGTGGACTAAATCCAACTG CTCTCGCCGCTTTGGCCGGTTCTCAACTgcgaaccaacaacaaccgcaACGTAGCCCCAGTACAGTCGCAATCACACGAAATGACCGTGCCAAACGACCTGATAGGTTGCATTATCGGTAAGGGCGGCACCAAGATTGCCGAGATCCGCCAGATTTCCGGCGCCATGATACGCATTTCCAACTGTGAGGAGCGCGACAGCGGCAACACGGACCGAACGATCACCATCACCGGCAACCCGGACTCAGTCGCACTTGCCCAGTATCTGATCAACATGAG CTTTAgaagtggtgatggtggtagcaatggcagcggcagcaccagcaccagcatccTCCGACCGATGCAAACTTCCGGGATGGCGGCGGCAGCCAGCGTGCGGAACGGGAatgcggtggcggcggcggcggcagcagcagcagctgcagcggcagcggccgcatcCGGACCGGGCACCGCAGCCGGGCTCGGTTACAATGGCATGACACCGGCGGTCGGTCCGGCGGTTGCCTTTCCGTTTCTGCGCTACGGACTCAATCTAGACCGGAAGTAA